The Maritimibacter sp. DP1N21-5 DNA window TGATGCCGCGCAGCATGGGCGCCGCGTCCATGCGACTGACAGCCGTGTCGCCGGTCACCCGGTCCCGGATCGCGTCGATCTGGTCGGGCTGAATGTCGACGACGAAGAAGCTCGGCGCGATGTCGGGCAGCTCGCGCGCAATCGAGCCGCGCAGATTGTTGTCCACCTGTCCCACGGCGGCCAGAACCGACAGCCCAAGTCCAAGCGAGAGGACCACCGAAGCGGCCTCGTTCCCCGGTCCGCCGACCGAAGCGAGCGCCATGCGCAGGCTGGGCCGGCCACGCAAGGCTGGCCGACGGGCAAGCCGGCGCGACAGGCCACGCACCCCCTGCCCGGCCAGCACCAGAAGCAGAAAGGCCGCCGAAATCCCGAAAGCCGACCAGAGCGCAATCTCCGCCATGCCAGAAAAGAACGCGGCGCTCCCGACGAGCAGGCCGAGGAGGACCAAGGTGACGACGATCCAGAGCGGGCGCGGCCATCCTTCGGCCCCGAAGGCCGCGTCCCGAAAGAGCGCCGCGGCCCGGATGTTCTCGGATTTCGCGAGCGGCCAGAGGGTGAAGAGCGCGGCAGCGATCACACCATAGAGCGCGGCCTCGGCCAGCGGCCCGGGACGGATCGAAATATCGGCGGGGATCGGCAGGTTCGCCGTGATGATGGGCCCGGCGACAAGGGGAAGCAGTGCCCCGAGCACCAGCCCGATCAGAAGGCCGAACGCGGTGAGCACCCCGATCTGTAGCGCATAGGTCATCATGATCGTACTGCGCGCGGCGCCAAGCGTCTTCAGGGTCGCGATCACCTCGGTCTTGGTTTCGAGATAGGCGCGGACGGCGGCGGAAATGCCGACACCACCCACGGCGAGCCCGGCAAGCCCCACGAGAACGAGGAATGATCCCAGCCGGTCGATGAACTCGCTCACACCGGGCGCGCCGTTGCGGGCATCCCGCCACCTGGGCGCCGAGCCGGCCATCGCGGCCTCGGTCCGGTCCTTCAACGCGCCCAAGGCGGTCCCTTCCGGCAGGCGAAGGCGATATTCCGCATCGAAAAGCGTGCCTTCGGCCAGAAGCCCGGAGGAGGCGAGCGCGGAGGTGAGCACGACCGTGGGCGGTCCGAAGTCAAAGCCGCCGCCGGCATTGTCGGGCGCGCGCACAAGTGCGGCGGACAGCCGGAAATCCTGCTCGCCGAGCCGGATCACGTCGCCGATCCCAAGCTCCAGCCGCGCGATGAGAAGCGGGTCGAGCACCGCACCGGGAAGCCCGTCGCGATCCCCGAGCGCCTCGTCGAGCGGAAGCGGCGGGTCAAGGACGACCTCCCCGTAGATGGGCCAGGCGCCATCCACCGCCTTGACCTGCGTCAGGGCGCGGTCCGAACCATCCGGCAATGTCGCCATGGAGCGAAAGTCGATGACCTCGCCGACCTCCTCGGAAATCGAGGCCAGATAGCTCAGGTCCTCCGCGGAGGCGCGGCGATAGGTCAACTCCACGCTGGCATCGCCACCCAGAAGAACGGCCCCCTGTTCCCTGATCCCCGCTTCGATGCTGTCGCGCACCGATCCCACCGCGGCGATGGCCGCAACGCCCAGCGCAAGGCAGGCGAGGAAGACGCGAAAGCCCGACAGGCCCCCGCGCAGTTCACGGCGTGCGATCTTCCAGGCAATGGTCATGCGGCAAGCGCGCCGTCTTCGATGCGGATCACCCTGTCGCATCTTTCCGCAAGGTCGGGCGCGTGAGTGACGAGGACCAGGGTCGACCCGTGGCGGTCGCGCAGCCCGAAGAGAAGGTCCATGATCGCCTGCCCCGTCGTTCCGTCGAGATTTCCCGTGGGCTCATCCGCGAGAAGGATGTCCGGTCGTGTTACCGCAGCCCGCGCGAGCGCGACACGCTGCTGTTCGCCGCCCGACATCTGCGACGGATAATGCCCGGCCCGGTGCTCCAGACCCACTGCCGAAAGCTCCGCCTCGGCGCGGGCAAAGGCATCGGGCGCGCCGGCAAGTTCCAGCGGCGTTGCGACGTTTTCCAGAGCGGTCATCGTCGGAATAAGGTGGAAGGATTGGAAGACCACCCCCATATGATCCCTTCGAAAGCGGGCGAGCGCGTCTTCGTCCATCGGTCCAAGATCCCGGCCCAGTGCCGACACCCGACCCGATGTCGCGCGTTCCAACCCGCCCATGAGCATGAGGAGTGAGCTTTTGCCAGACCCGCTTGGCCCCGTGAGCCCGACCGTTTCGCCCCGCCCGATGGACAGCGTAATGCCCCGCAGGATATCCACCGGCCCGGCATTGCCCATGAGGCTGAGGTCGACCCCTGAGAGATCAAGAACGGTTTGGGTCATGGGCGGGGTCCTTCGGCGTCTTCGCTCATGGGCATGTAAGCCTGCCGCGAGCATATCCAAGGGGCTGTTAATGCTTCCTTTCCTCGTGTTGCCTTCCTTCGCGGATCCCGTCCGCATCCTCGCCTTCGGGGACAGCCTGACACAGGGCTATGGCCTGCCCCAGAACCAGGGGCTCGTGCCCGTGCTGGAAGGCTGGTTGCGCGCGAGGGATGCCGAGGTGAACGTGGTCAATGCGGGCGTGTCGGGCGATACCACCACCGGGGGACTGGGACGGCTCGACTGGTCGCTGACCGAGGATATCGACGCCGTCATCGTGGCGCTTGGCGGCAACGACCTCCTGCGGGGCACGCCGCCCGGGACGGTGGAAGGCAACCTCGACAAGATCCTTCAGAAGATCGGCGACCGGGGCCTGCCTGTCCTGCTGGTGGGATACAAGGCGACGCCGAACTACGGCCCGGACTACAAGACCGCCTTCGACGCGCTCTATCCGCGGCTGGCTGAACGGCATGACGCGATCTTCTTTCCCTATGTCTTCGAGGGCATGGCCGAGGCCGTGGCAACCGGAACCGTGACGCAGGAGGATCTCTTGCAAAGCGACGGCATCCATCCCAATGCGACCGGTGTCCGGCTCAACGTCGATGCCATGGGGCCCAGCGTGCTGTCGCTCTATGAAGCCGCGCGCGCGATGTCCGACTAGGGCGTGCTGAAAGTCAGGTTGGCCCAGGCCGAATGCCACACCGGCCCAGCATCGGGGTCGTCGTTGCCGGTATCCTCCATGACCACGGCGTCGACCATGTATTCGGTCGAGGGAGCCATCGGGATAACCGCCAGCCCCGTCTCGTCGGTGCGATAGAAGCTCTGGGTGATCTCGCCCGACGGACCCCGGGCGAAAACCTCGACCTGCGCCTCCGCACGGGGTGCGCCATCATAGAGGACCTGCACTGGCATGCCGCCCGAAAGATCGTCTGTAAAGGGATTGAGCCCCGCGACGATCTCGTGGTGAAGCCCCACGGCGAGGTCCGTTCCGGCACCATCCCCGACGGCGACGAGTGACTTGGCGTAGCGCGTGTAGGCCTCGCGAAAGGCAAGCTCGGGAAGACCGCGCTGCGCATGACGTTCAAGGACGTCGCCCAGATCCTTGTGCGCGACGAACCTCTCGAACAACTCCCGCTCGCGGTAGGTCAGGTCGTGGTTGGCGGTTTCGTGAATGACGATGGCGAGGCCTTCTTGGGGAGCCGGCATGTCGAGCGCAGGGATGTCCCCGATGCGCCCCTCGACAGGGGCGGTCCGATCCCCCATCCTCACCTCGAACCGCGCGAACTTGCCGGGGAAGTAGCTTTGCGCCGCTCCCCTGAAGTCCTGTCCGACGCGCAGGTCGGCGATGATCGCATCCCCAGTGGCGACCGTATAGTCACGTGGGGCAATCCAGAACTCGTGCGCATGGGCGACGCGGGCCAAGCAGAGGCAAGTCAGCAGAATGGTCGCAAAACGCATGGTGTTTCCTGGCTGTTCGTCGTCTGGCAGCGTCGCTATGGATCCGCGGAAGTCAACCGCCGTGCCGCCCACTTGCGCGAAAGTGACGGCGGCCTGGGTCCTGGTGCTCGCGGTCGTCGCCTGTCTTTGCGCAGCACAGGCACGGGCGCATGAGGTTCAGCCCGCCATCGCCGATGTCACCGTCTCCGAAGGCCGGGTCGATGTGACCGTCATCCTCAATGGCGAGGCGATTGCGGCGGGCATCGACCTGTCGTCGATCACCGACACCAACGATGCCCCCAACGCCGCTGACTACGACGTCTTGCGCGCCCTTCCCCCCGCTGACTTCGCCGCGCGGTTTCGCGACGGCTGGGATGAGTTTGCCGCTGGGCTCGGGCTGCGCGCCGGGGAAGTGCCGCTCGACGCCGAGCTTTTGTCGGTCGAAACCGAACCCGGAGAGGCCGACAGCCTGCCCCGCCAGACCCGCGTCCTGTGGACCGCCGCGCTGCCAGTGGGGGATGCCCCCGGCGGCGGGGACGGGGTCAGTTTCGCCTGGGACGAACGCTATGGCCCCGTCATCCTGAGGCAGATCGTGGAACCCGAGCCGGAGAGCGAAGACCCCTATGCTGCTTTCCTCAATCCCGGTCAGCGGTCCGAGGAGATGCCGCGAACCGGGACCGCGAGGCTTGGCACCGGGGCGGCGATCCTGAACTATATTTCTATCGGCTATACGCATATATTACCGAAGGGTCTCGATCATATACTCTTCGTGCTGGGGCTCTTTTTCTTTTCGCTGCAAATGCGCCCGCTGGTCACGCAGATCACCGCCTTTACCGTCGCGCACACCCTGACGCTTGCCTTGGCGACGCTGGGGATCGTGCGCATACCCGCCTCTGTCGTCGAGCCGCTCATTGCCCTGTCCATCGCCTATATCGCCATCGAGAACATCGTCCGGCCGAGGTTGACCGGCGTCCGGATCGCCGTGGTCTTTGCCTTCGGCCTGCTCCACGGCGTGGGCTTTGCCTCTGTCCTGAGCGACATAGGCCTGTCGTCGGGCCGCTTCGTGATCAGCCTCATTTCCTTCAACGTGGGCGTGGAACTCGGACAACTGAGCGTCGTCCTCGCCGCCTATCTGGGTCTCGGCATCTGGTTCGGGTCGAAGGCATGGTATCGCTCGGCCATCGTCATACCCATGTCATCTGTCATCGGGATCATCGGGCTCTGGTGGACCATCGAAAGAGTGATTCTCTGAGGCGTTTTTCGCATCCGTGCGAGAGGTAAGGTTATCCTTACCTATAGCGCCCGCCCTCCTGTCCGGTTTGTTGCATTTTACAAACCCGTTCGCGGTCCGGGGTGAAATAACCACGCCAGCCCGCGACGGAATTCTCCAGAACGCAGTATTCCTATCCCTATAGGTAGGTGCCTCCCTGCCACCAAGACGTGTAAGGCAGTCTGTGAATTCGCGCTCACAAGCGGGCGAAATATTCGTGGGGGCAGGTTAGTTGAGAGTTCTGGTCGCAACCGAGCGGGCATTGGTCAGGGACAAGATCACCGAAGCCTGCGCCTCCGTCGAGCCCCTGTCCGCAGACTTCCTGACAGACCGCCGGAGCCTAGAACATCACATGGCGAAGGACGGGGCCGCGGTCGATACGATCCTGATCGACGGCGATCTGCCCTCGGCTGCCGGTGCCGACACGTTGGCCGGCCTTGTCGAGAAACTGTCCCGGGTCCCCGTCGCGGTTCTCGTGTCTCCCGACATCGGGAGGGGATTTGCCCGCAAGCTCGCTCTGGCCGGAGCGGCAGGGATATTTCCCTCCGACATGACAGCGCATGCCCTCGGGTATTCCCTTCTTGCCATCACGCCGTCGAAGACCATCTGGATCGCGGAACTCGCCCCCCTTCCGCAGAGCGAAAGGAAGGACCGGCTATCCGAACGGGAATTCCAGGTGCTCGTGGGGATCTGCGAAGGCCTTCAGAACAAGGAAATCGCCCACGGCTTCGAGATTCAGGAAGTCACGGTGAAGATGCACGTGCGGTCAATCATTCGCAAACTGGGGGCCCGCAATCGCACCCATGCGGCGATGATCGCGATCGACCGCGGCCTGATCGGTTAATAATCTCTTTCGAAATATATCCCCAGCGTGGTGTTCCCGTCGGTCCCGACCGAGCCTCGCGCGGTCAGATTCGGCGTCAGATCAAGGTTGATGTTCACCTCGGCTGTGCCGTCCGCGCCGACTTCGACCCCGGTATAGACGTTCTCGGAGATATAGGTCCCGGCCCGCACCGCGAGCGCTCCGTCATCGTTGGTCCCGACGTCCAGATCGGACAGCGAGAAACCTTGACGCAGGTTCCCGATCACGCCCGCGCCCGAGCGCCCCGACAGCGTGGCGACGCCGTTGGCCAGGCGCAGCGCCTGCAATGGCGAAATGTCGGCGACGGAGCGACCGAAGATCAGCCGGGACAGGATCTCGTCCTCGGGCAGGTCAGGCGTCGAGGCGAAGGTCACATCGGGGCTGGTGGCAAAGCCTTCGAGGATGATCTGGATCGACACCTCGTCCACCGTCGTCTGGGCCACCACGCGGATGTAAGGATTGAAGTCGCCCTGCAGGGTCGCCGAGGCCTCGGTCAGGTCGAGCCGGTTCCCCAGAAGCTGGAGCCGGCCCCGGATGAGTGACAATGCTCCTTGTGGCACGACATTCTGCGTCGTGCCACCGATCCGGAGCTGGCCACCGAGTTCGGCATCGAGCCCGCGGCCCCTGATGAACACCTGATTGGGCGCGTTGAGCGTGATGTCGAGGTTGTAGGACGCCCCGCCTCCACTGCCCGACGCGGTGTCGAGCTTGTTCGCCCGCGCCCGCGTCGCCCGCACGGCGGCGGGTTCGTTCACATGGCGCAGGCCCTCGAGGTCTCCGGCCACGCCGAAGCCCGAGGAGGGAATTCGGATTTCCACGGTGCCGGCACTGATCGTGCCTGCGATTGTCGCCCCGCCGGTGAGCGGCCCGGAGACGGTCAGTTGCCCCGAAATCGCGGTGTCGTAAAGCGCAGGGTCGGTCAGACCCACGTTCTGAAGTCGCACGACCAGATCGCCCGAATAACCGTTCGACAAAGACACCGGCCCCGCGACTTCGATCCGGCCGCCGGAGGACACGGCGGCCGCCGCTTCGACCCTTGCGCTGCCGTTGCCGAGGGTGACGTTCACCGCGAGGCCCTGGAGCGCAACCCGGAGGTTGGGCAGCGCCACGTTCGACGCGGGCACGTTCACCGACCCCGACAGCGAGGTCAGCGCAAGCGGGCCGTTCAGCCCCAGTTCGAAGCGCGCCATCCCGTCGATGGTATTGGGCGAGATGAAACTATTGGCCAAAGCGAGCGGTGCGGTGCCGTCGATCGACAGGTTCGCGGTCGACACATCCGAGGCGACGGTTCCGTTTACGGCCACGGTCATCCCGCCGGGTCCGGTGCCCGAAATGTCCACGCTGTAGTTGTCGGCACTCAGAACCGCCTCGCCGCTGGCGCTGAAGGCGCCGGGAAGTCCCGGGACGAGGATCCCCACGTTGTTCAGTCGCGCGTCGAAATCCACCGTCGACGTGCCACCAGCGGAATTGCCCGTCGCGTTCACGCTAAGTTCGGGGGTGGTCGCGACCAGCCGGTTCACGATGATCGTTCCGTCCGCGTCGCGCGCGATATCGAAATCGACCGACGAGGCCCCACCGATGAGTCGGTCCACCTCACCCATTCCAAGGCCAAGGTTCGCGCCCTTGGCGGATCCGGTCACCGCGACGGCCTGTGTCCTGAGGTCGCCCGAGGCATTCGCGACAAAGTCGAGACCGCCCGAGAGGTCTTGACCCGCCAACCCTGAATAGGGCGCGAGGTTCGTGAGCGCCGCGACCACATCCGCGGTCACCGGACCGATCCCGTCGCGGGTGTTCTCCGCCGTCGCCTGTATCGTCGCATCGAGGCCCCCGGGACCGGTCGCGGTGGCATCGACGGCCCAGGTCCGGCCGGTCTGCACCGCGCTGCCCACCAGAAGGACCTGCCCGGTCAGCCTCGGATCGACCCGGCTGGCGTCCGGCAGGTCGATACGGGCCTCGACGCGGCTCCCGTCGCTGCGAAGTTCGCCCGAAACGTCGGCCCCTACGCCCGGCGCAGCGAGGGTGAAGCGGCTGATCCTTGTGCGCTCCTGATCCCGGTCCACCGCTATGGCCAGCGTCGACCTGCCATTGAGCAGCCCGTCAAGAATTTCGATTCCGAGGTCGAGGTCCCGCGTTTCGCCTTCGATGATCAGATCGAAGGGCCCCCCGGGCACGGCGACATTGCCTGCGATCCCAAGGTCGGCCGCGCCGGCAAGCTCGAGGTTTGCGAGCGGTGCGAACCGGGCAAGGTCGCCCGCCTGCAACCGCAGATCGAGGTCCGCCAGCAGGTCCAGCTTCTCGACATCCGTATCGAGTGTCACGTCGCCCGTCAGACCGTAGTCCGGCCCCGCGATGGCCACATCGGTGAAGCGGAAGGGCGAATTGTCGCCCTTCGCGATCCGGAAGCTCCCGTTGATCGCACCACCGATCACCTCGGTCAGCACCTCGTCGGCAAGCGCGATGCCGCCCGCCGAAACCGACACGTTGCCGTTCACGCTGGGACGCGCCTCGCCGCCGCCGGGCGACAACCGACCGGCTCCCGCGACCGACAGGGACTCGAGTTGGTTCCCGTCGCGCTCGAAGCCCGACACCTCGGCCGAACCGGTCCAGCGTTCGCCACGCAGCACGTCATAGTCGAACCTCACACGGGCGGCGTCGACATAGGTCTCGGCGCCGGACAGGGGCAGAAGGACCGGGCTGCCGTCCGCCTTGACAAGATCGCCGACAAGGTTCGCGCGTTCCGGCCAACCGCGCGCGTTCACCGCGACGTTGCCCGAAAGCTCCAGAACCTCGGTCTTGACGAATAGATCCCGGATGCGGGTCGTGCCATTCGGGAAACGTGCGCCTTCGGCATGGAGAACCGAGGACTCCCCGAAGAAGTCGCGATACTGCTCGTCGAAT harbors:
- a CDS encoding ABC transporter ATP-binding protein → MTQTVLDLSGVDLSLMGNAGPVDILRGITLSIGRGETVGLTGPSGSGKSSLLMLMGGLERATSGRVSALGRDLGPMDEDALARFRRDHMGVVFQSFHLIPTMTALENVATPLELAGAPDAFARAEAELSAVGLEHRAGHYPSQMSGGEQQRVALARAAVTRPDILLADEPTGNLDGTTGQAIMDLLFGLRDRHGSTLVLVTHAPDLAERCDRVIRIEDGALAA
- a CDS encoding HupE/UreJ family protein; this encodes MDPRKSTAVPPTCAKVTAAWVLVLAVVACLCAAQARAHEVQPAIADVTVSEGRVDVTVILNGEAIAAGIDLSSITDTNDAPNAADYDVLRALPPADFAARFRDGWDEFAAGLGLRAGEVPLDAELLSVETEPGEADSLPRQTRVLWTAALPVGDAPGGGDGVSFAWDERYGPVILRQIVEPEPESEDPYAAFLNPGQRSEEMPRTGTARLGTGAAILNYISIGYTHILPKGLDHILFVLGLFFFSLQMRPLVTQITAFTVAHTLTLALATLGIVRIPASVVEPLIALSIAYIAIENIVRPRLTGVRIAVVFAFGLLHGVGFASVLSDIGLSSGRFVISLISFNVGVELGQLSVVLAAYLGLGIWFGSKAWYRSAIVIPMSSVIGIIGLWWTIERVIL
- a CDS encoding ABC transporter permease, with protein sequence MTIAWKIARRELRGGLSGFRVFLACLALGVAAIAAVGSVRDSIEAGIREQGAVLLGGDASVELTYRRASAEDLSYLASISEEVGEVIDFRSMATLPDGSDRALTQVKAVDGAWPIYGEVVLDPPLPLDEALGDRDGLPGAVLDPLLIARLELGIGDVIRLGEQDFRLSAALVRAPDNAGGGFDFGPPTVVLTSALASSGLLAEGTLFDAEYRLRLPEGTALGALKDRTEAAMAGSAPRWRDARNGAPGVSEFIDRLGSFLVLVGLAGLAVGGVGISAAVRAYLETKTEVIATLKTLGAARSTIMMTYALQIGVLTAFGLLIGLVLGALLPLVAGPIITANLPIPADISIRPGPLAEAALYGVIAAALFTLWPLAKSENIRAAALFRDAAFGAEGWPRPLWIVVTLVLLGLLVGSAAFFSGMAEIALWSAFGISAAFLLLVLAGQGVRGLSRRLARRPALRGRPSLRMALASVGGPGNEAASVVLSLGLGLSVLAAVGQVDNNLRGSIARELPDIAPSFFVVDIQPDQIDAIRDRVTGDTAVSRMDAAPMLRGIITEINGRPAREVAGDHWIVTGDRGVTYAAALPARTEITEGDWWAEDYDGPPLISFVAEEAEEIGLSLGDTMTINILGREITGTLASFRDVDFSSAAMNFTITMNPSALAGAPHSWLATIYAEPEAEAALLRDISRAYPNITMISVRDAIGRATDLMSTIAAAVTYGALVTLATGAVVLIGAAAAGVRARTYEAAILKTLGAPRGRILANFALRSAILGAAAGIVAVFAGAMAGWAVSTFVMRTDFVFEPVSAVAIVAGGIALTLLAGLGFSLRPLSARPAQVLRARE
- a CDS encoding DUF4198 domain-containing protein, with protein sequence MRFATILLTCLCLARVAHAHEFWIAPRDYTVATGDAIIADLRVGQDFRGAAQSYFPGKFARFEVRMGDRTAPVEGRIGDIPALDMPAPQEGLAIVIHETANHDLTYRERELFERFVAHKDLGDVLERHAQRGLPELAFREAYTRYAKSLVAVGDGAGTDLAVGLHHEIVAGLNPFTDDLSGGMPVQVLYDGAPRAEAQVEVFARGPSGEITQSFYRTDETGLAVIPMAPSTEYMVDAVVMEDTGNDDPDAGPVWHSAWANLTFSTP
- a CDS encoding response regulator transcription factor yields the protein MAKDGAAVDTILIDGDLPSAAGADTLAGLVEKLSRVPVAVLVSPDIGRGFARKLALAGAAGIFPSDMTAHALGYSLLAITPSKTIWIAELAPLPQSERKDRLSEREFQVLVGICEGLQNKEIAHGFEIQEVTVKMHVRSIIRKLGARNRTHAAMIAIDRGLIG
- a CDS encoding arylesterase, with protein sequence MLPFLVLPSFADPVRILAFGDSLTQGYGLPQNQGLVPVLEGWLRARDAEVNVVNAGVSGDTTTGGLGRLDWSLTEDIDAVIVALGGNDLLRGTPPGTVEGNLDKILQKIGDRGLPVLLVGYKATPNYGPDYKTAFDALYPRLAERHDAIFFPYVFEGMAEAVATGTVTQEDLLQSDGIHPNATGVRLNVDAMGPSVLSLYEAARAMSD
- a CDS encoding translocation/assembly module TamB domain-containing protein; this translates as MRRFLSLLALLTVLPLTALAQEETTQEAEDKSRIERFLQDTLSSAGTQVTVTGFSGALSREATMAEMTFADEDGVWLRLAGVTLNWNRAAVLAGRFEVRELAATEIDVSRLPQTDSGPSAEASDFTLPDLPVSIDIGRIAAERVILGEPILGEEVEFTLEGSGNLANGAGEAQIGVTRTDGSEGELALDVSYSNETRVLALDLALHEGPGGIAATLIGLPGEPDIDLTVEGNDPLSDFTANIILATEGQQRVAGQVSIEQIEEQQGGETRRRTGFAADLSGDLRPLFDEQYRDFFGESSVLHAEGARFPNGTTRIRDLFVKTEVLELSGNVAVNARGWPERANLVGDLVKADGSPVLLPLSGAETYVDAARVRFDYDVLRGERWTGSAEVSGFERDGNQLESLSVAGAGRLSPGGGEARPSVNGNVSVSAGGIALADEVLTEVIGGAINGSFRIAKGDNSPFRFTDVAIAGPDYGLTGDVTLDTDVEKLDLLADLDLRLQAGDLARFAPLANLELAGAADLGIAGNVAVPGGPFDLIIEGETRDLDLGIEILDGLLNGRSTLAIAVDRDQERTRISRFTLAAPGVGADVSGELRSDGSRVEARIDLPDASRVDPRLTGQVLLVGSAVQTGRTWAVDATATGPGGLDATIQATAENTRDGIGPVTADVVAALTNLAPYSGLAGQDLSGGLDFVANASGDLRTQAVAVTGSAKGANLGLGMGEVDRLIGGASSVDFDIARDADGTIIVNRLVATTPELSVNATGNSAGGTSTVDFDARLNNVGILVPGLPGAFSASGEAVLSADNYSVDISGTGPGGMTVAVNGTVASDVSTANLSIDGTAPLALANSFISPNTIDGMARFELGLNGPLALTSLSGSVNVPASNVALPNLRVALQGLAVNVTLGNGSARVEAAAAVSSGGRIEVAGPVSLSNGYSGDLVVRLQNVGLTDPALYDTAISGQLTVSGPLTGGATIAGTISAGTVEIRIPSSGFGVAGDLEGLRHVNEPAAVRATRARANKLDTASGSGGGASYNLDITLNAPNQVFIRGRGLDAELGGQLRIGGTTQNVVPQGALSLIRGRLQLLGNRLDLTEASATLQGDFNPYIRVVAQTTVDEVSIQIILEGFATSPDVTFASTPDLPEDEILSRLIFGRSVADISPLQALRLANGVATLSGRSGAGVIGNLRQGFSLSDLDVGTNDDGALAVRAGTYISENVYTGVEVGADGTAEVNINLDLTPNLTARGSVGTDGNTTLGIYFERDY